The Candidatus Dechloromonas phosphoritropha genome includes a region encoding these proteins:
- a CDS encoding zinc-ribbon domain-containing protein, translated as MFCTNCGKTIAPDAKFCTHCGAHQTAEPSQPTMAVPASGLPTASPSGSKRAMWTGAVALAVALVGGVGYWGWSNMEASNEDGARKLSDAEQRRIAAERTAEAAEIVVAHELLDKHIAAEEAQAEAAARSKGSASTTLKR; from the coding sequence ATGTTTTGCACGAATTGTGGCAAGACCATAGCGCCTGATGCAAAGTTCTGCACGCACTGCGGCGCGCATCAAACTGCCGAACCGTCGCAACCGACCATGGCTGTTCCTGCATCGGGGTTGCCGACAGCCTCACCGTCTGGAAGCAAACGAGCGATGTGGACCGGCGCTGTGGCTCTGGCCGTGGCATTGGTGGGCGGTGTGGGCTATTGGGGCTGGAGTAACATGGAGGCCAGCAACGAAGATGGCGCACGTAAGCTGAGCGATGCAGAGCAGCGCCGTATCGCCGCAGAAAGAACAGCTGAGGCCGCCGAGATCGTGGTCGCCCACGAACTTCTGGATAAACACATAGCCGCTGAGGAAGCTCAAGCGGAAGCGGCAGCCAGAAGTAAGGGCTCCGCGAGTACAACGCTTAAGCGGTGA
- a CDS encoding aminodeoxychorismate/anthranilate synthase component II produces MLLMIDNYDSFTYNIVQYFGELGQEVKVFRNDAIAVSEIAQLKPDYLVISPGPCAPGQAGISLAAIREFAGKIPLLGVCLGHQAIGEAFGGKVVHAKQLMHGKVSAVHHENRGVFEGLPNPLTCTRYHSLAIERASLPECLEITAWTDDGEIMGVRHKTLAVEGVQFHPESILTERGHDLLKNFLDEHKK; encoded by the coding sequence ATGTTGCTGATGATCGACAATTACGACAGCTTCACCTACAACATCGTCCAGTATTTCGGCGAATTGGGGCAGGAGGTGAAGGTTTTCCGTAACGATGCCATCGCCGTCAGTGAGATTGCCCAGCTGAAGCCCGATTATCTGGTGATTTCTCCCGGTCCCTGTGCGCCGGGCCAGGCAGGGATCTCACTGGCCGCGATTCGTGAATTCGCCGGCAAGATCCCTTTGCTCGGCGTCTGCCTTGGCCACCAGGCTATCGGCGAGGCCTTCGGTGGCAAGGTCGTCCACGCCAAGCAACTGATGCATGGCAAGGTTTCCGCGGTCCACCATGAAAATAGGGGTGTTTTCGAGGGTTTGCCCAATCCGCTGACCTGCACCCGCTATCACTCGCTGGCGATCGAGCGCGCAAGCCTGCCCGAATGCCTGGAAATCACCGCGTGGACTGACGATGGCGAAATCATGGGGGTCCGCCACAAGACCTTGGCTGTCGAAGGCGTGCAGTTCCACCCCGAATCGATCCTGACCGAACGCGGTCATGACCTGCTCAAGAACTTCCTGGACGAACACAAGAAATGA
- a CDS encoding zinc ribbon domain-containing protein: MEYVIKEWFVDETPNSEGVYVKIKGREGGIISFLLSWVGIDPTVMMIVDTGSIRFEKGSWSGFFRRITPMDKLCAGGYGYQKPWKTALVMALIGFPLIGLFGLGLLVIIGAVAYYYLNKQLRLEFSDIGGYTDGIVFKRSVIEGIKVDEADAARVIRILEALMQGKTPQREMPSPAASPSSTQNSFVSPASGPEPLTPVDRPSATGLFCPECGAKNTNSQAICASCGASLTQG, encoded by the coding sequence GTGGAATATGTAATCAAGGAATGGTTTGTAGATGAGACACCCAATTCCGAGGGGGTGTATGTCAAGATAAAGGGACGCGAGGGTGGCATTATCTCCTTCCTATTGTCTTGGGTCGGGATTGATCCGACGGTAATGATGATCGTGGACACGGGAAGTATTCGCTTTGAAAAAGGCTCCTGGTCCGGGTTCTTCCGACGAATTACACCAATGGATAAGTTGTGCGCCGGCGGCTATGGTTATCAAAAGCCTTGGAAAACCGCGCTGGTTATGGCGCTTATCGGCTTTCCACTGATCGGGTTATTCGGGCTTGGGCTATTGGTAATTATCGGTGCCGTTGCCTATTATTACCTCAACAAGCAACTGAGGCTGGAATTCTCCGACATTGGGGGATACACAGACGGAATCGTTTTCAAGCGATCTGTCATCGAGGGAATCAAGGTAGACGAGGCCGACGCAGCACGCGTTATCCGAATACTTGAAGCGCTGATGCAAGGGAAAACGCCACAAAGGGAAATGCCTTCCCCGGCTGCGAGCCCGTCTTCAACCCAGAATTCGTTCGTGAGCCCGGCATCCGGTCCGGAGCCATTGACTCCAGTCGATAGGCCTTCCGCTACAGGACTTTTCTGTCCCGAGTGTGGAGCAAAGAACACCAATTCGCAGGCGATTTGTGCAAGTTGCGGGGCATCGCTGACCCAAGGCTGA
- the trpD gene encoding anthranilate phosphoribosyltransferase — translation MTPQAALQRVIEHREIFHDEMVSLMQQIMSGQVTPVMIAAIITGLRVKKETIGEIAAAASVMRKLATPVTVPYDRRFVDIVGTGGDSAHSFNISTASIFVAAAAGAKVAKHGGRSVSSNSGSADVLEALGANIMLSPEQVAACIAETGIGFMFAPNHHSAMKHVAPVRREMGVRTLFNILGPLTNPASAPNTLMGVFHPDLVGIQVRVMQRLGAERVLVVHGRDNLDEISLGAATLVGELRDGEVREYEVHPEDFGLQMLSLRNLRVDGAEESKAVLLGALDNTPGAAREIVCLNAGAALYVANVADSIGDGIAKAREAIASGAARASLAQFVECTQRLAR, via the coding sequence ATGACGCCACAAGCCGCCCTCCAGCGCGTGATCGAACACCGCGAAATCTTCCACGACGAAATGGTTTCATTGATGCAGCAGATCATGAGTGGTCAAGTGACGCCGGTCATGATCGCCGCCATCATTACCGGGCTGCGGGTCAAGAAGGAAACCATCGGTGAAATTGCCGCCGCTGCTAGCGTCATGCGCAAGCTGGCGACGCCGGTCACGGTGCCCTACGACCGGCGTTTCGTCGACATCGTCGGTACCGGGGGCGACTCGGCGCACAGCTTCAACATCTCGACGGCGTCGATCTTCGTTGCCGCGGCGGCCGGCGCCAAGGTGGCCAAGCACGGCGGCCGCAGCGTCTCGTCCAATTCCGGCAGCGCCGACGTGCTGGAGGCTCTGGGGGCTAACATCATGCTGTCGCCCGAGCAGGTTGCCGCCTGCATCGCGGAAACCGGCATTGGCTTCATGTTCGCGCCCAACCACCACAGCGCCATGAAGCACGTGGCGCCGGTGCGCCGCGAAATGGGCGTGCGCACTCTCTTCAACATCCTCGGCCCGCTCACCAATCCGGCGAGCGCCCCGAACACGCTGATGGGCGTCTTCCACCCAGACCTCGTCGGTATCCAGGTGCGCGTCATGCAGCGCCTGGGCGCCGAGCGCGTGCTGGTCGTGCACGGCCGGGACAATCTCGACGAGATTTCGCTCGGTGCAGCGACGCTGGTTGGTGAACTGAGGGACGGCGAGGTCCGCGAGTACGAGGTGCATCCCGAGGATTTCGGTTTGCAGATGCTGTCGCTGCGCAACCTGCGCGTCGACGGCGCCGAGGAGTCGAAGGCTGTGCTGCTGGGCGCGCTGGACAACACGCCGGGCGCCGCGCGCGAGATCGTTTGCTTGAACGCTGGCGCCGCGCTCTACGTCGCCAATGTCGCGGACAGCATCGGCGACGGCATCGCCAAGGCACGCGAAGCCATCGCCAGTGGTGCGGCGCGGGCCAGTCTGGCGCAGTTCGTCGAATGCACGCAACGACTGGCACGGTAA
- a CDS encoding DUF2939 domain-containing protein, with the protein MSFAPAANFTSEEESEIVDEWRAVPSGSSPLGRRVESAPHAASEAEAQASVAVAERSASRKVFAYVAASVVAAFCVWFYFTPHIAVNNMKSAAEARDAAKFSLYIDYTELRDSLKRVLTSKLVSETSGRNADPFAALGASMAAAFIDPAVDKLMTPEGLVMLMAGGMVPSAKRNNKAPGLKAEIDMAMAYESFNKFVVTIWEKDKKDDTVGLVFNRDGLFSWKLAAVRM; encoded by the coding sequence TTGAGCTTCGCCCCGGCGGCTAATTTCACGTCCGAAGAGGAGTCGGAAATCGTTGACGAGTGGCGCGCCGTTCCCTCGGGGAGTTCGCCTCTTGGCCGCAGGGTTGAATCGGCTCCGCACGCTGCCTCGGAAGCCGAGGCGCAGGCATCTGTTGCCGTTGCCGAGAGGAGCGCATCGAGAAAGGTGTTCGCTTATGTCGCGGCCTCGGTAGTCGCGGCTTTTTGCGTCTGGTTCTATTTCACTCCGCACATCGCGGTCAACAACATGAAGTCAGCTGCCGAAGCGCGCGACGCCGCCAAGTTCTCCCTGTACATCGACTATACGGAATTGAGGGACAGCCTGAAGCGCGTGCTGACCTCCAAGCTCGTCAGCGAGACCAGCGGAAGAAACGCGGACCCGTTCGCCGCCTTGGGAGCCTCGATGGCTGCGGCATTCATCGATCCGGCAGTCGACAAACTAATGACCCCTGAGGGACTCGTGATGCTCATGGCAGGCGGGATGGTGCCGTCCGCCAAGCGGAATAACAAAGCGCCTGGCCTGAAGGCTGAGATCGACATGGCGATGGCTTACGAGAGCTTCAACAAATTCGTCGTTACCATCTGGGAGAAGGATAAGAAGGATGATACGGTCGGCCTAGTCTTCAATCGCGACGGCTTGTTCTCGTGGAAGCTGGCGGCGGTCCGCATGTAA